A genome region from Variovorax paradoxus includes the following:
- a CDS encoding aspartyl protease family protein has product MAALLRRQGKEVPERIELELLLDTGADTTTIKEMHMRSLGVPVRGATEVRGATTDAGATECNTYDLSLEFINSAGDRPLTLTSVEVIGRPFHNEMIDGVVGRDVMSNMVLTIEGHLRQFSVVY; this is encoded by the coding sequence ATGGCAGCTTTGCTGCGGCGCCAAGGTAAGGAAGTCCCGGAGCGTATTGAGCTGGAGTTGTTGCTCGATACGGGCGCGGACACGACGACTATCAAAGAAATGCACATGCGATCGCTGGGAGTGCCGGTGCGTGGCGCGACCGAGGTTCGAGGTGCGACTACAGATGCCGGCGCCACGGAGTGCAACACCTACGACTTGAGTTTGGAATTTATCAACTCGGCAGGTGATCGACCGTTGACGCTGACATCTGTCGAAGTCATTGGAAGACCTTTTCATAACGAGATGATCGACGGAGTCGTCGGTCGTGACGTGATGAGCAATATGGTCCTCACTATCGAAGGCCATCTACGGCAGTTCTCTGTCGTCTATTAG
- a CDS encoding sensor histidine kinase, whose product MSTAGRSGAAATPAARRARATRWAVGVGAALVTAIGLVLMFLLAQATNNRALYERYYVRLFGINVVVAVLLVLVIGWVAFRLLRRLRQGKFGSRLLIKLAAIFALVGVVPGALVYVVSYQFVARSIESWFDVKVEGALDAGLNLGRATLDSLSDDLAVKTRSASSQLAQVSDASAGLALERIRDQLEASDVVLWTGSGQLVASAGTSRFQLSPDRPTAQQFRQVRPERAVAHVEGLDETAVPGAAPPVASVRALAMVQRPGFDFDTAPRYLQVTRPLPPAVVANALAVQEANREYQERALAREGLRRMYIGTLTLSLFLAVFGAVLLAVLFGNQLARPLLVLADGVRQVAAGDLRPTAVLQGKDELGGLTRSFAVMTQQLADARGAVEKTMGQLDAARANLQTILDNLTSGVIVLDARGTVLSTNPGATRVLRAPLAAYEGQALVDVPGLAEFGAKVQQQFDDFLVERMQHGLDHWQHAFELHASGNDLPQQDGVINIVARGAELPGAARLLVFDDISEIVSAQRAQAWGEVARRLAHEIKNPLTPIQLSAERLEMKLSGKVQPPEQAVLVKSVKTIVDQVDAMKRLVNEFRDYARLPAADLKPVDLNALLTDVLQLYHAESLPITLRSELDERCPPVRGDAQQIRQVIHNLLQNAQDAAEAAASGTGRTGEVVIRTRLGDSGQRVRMTVQDSGPGFAENILKRAFEPYVTTKTKGTGLGLAVVKKIADEHGARIELSNRVVGGAVAGAQVSLSFALASEPRAAVAHTEDPKSSAA is encoded by the coding sequence GTGAGCACCGCCGGGCGCAGCGGCGCAGCGGCCACGCCGGCCGCGCGCCGCGCGCGGGCCACGCGCTGGGCCGTCGGCGTCGGTGCGGCCCTGGTCACCGCCATCGGCCTGGTGCTGATGTTCCTGCTCGCGCAGGCCACCAACAACCGCGCGCTCTACGAGCGCTACTACGTGCGCCTGTTCGGCATCAACGTGGTGGTGGCCGTGCTGCTGGTGCTGGTGATCGGATGGGTCGCGTTCCGCCTGTTGCGCCGGCTGCGCCAGGGCAAGTTCGGCAGCCGCCTGCTGATCAAGCTGGCGGCCATCTTCGCGCTGGTGGGCGTGGTGCCCGGCGCGCTGGTGTATGTGGTGTCCTACCAGTTCGTTGCGCGCTCGATCGAGAGCTGGTTCGACGTCAAGGTCGAGGGCGCGCTCGACGCCGGCCTGAACCTCGGGCGGGCCACGCTCGATTCGCTGTCCGACGATCTGGCCGTCAAGACCCGCAGCGCCAGTTCGCAGCTTGCCCAGGTGTCCGATGCCAGCGCGGGCCTGGCGCTCGAACGCATCCGCGACCAGCTCGAGGCCAGCGATGTGGTGCTCTGGACCGGCAGCGGGCAACTGGTGGCCAGCGCCGGCACGTCGCGGTTCCAGCTCAGTCCCGACCGGCCGACCGCCCAGCAGTTCCGGCAGGTCCGCCCCGAGCGCGCGGTGGCGCACGTCGAAGGGCTGGACGAAACCGCCGTGCCGGGTGCAGCCCCGCCGGTGGCCAGCGTCCGTGCGCTGGCCATGGTGCAGCGTCCCGGCTTCGATTTCGACACCGCACCCCGCTACCTGCAGGTCACGCGGCCGCTTCCGCCGGCAGTGGTTGCCAACGCGCTCGCCGTGCAGGAGGCCAACCGCGAATACCAGGAACGGGCGCTGGCGCGCGAGGGTTTGCGCCGCATGTACATCGGCACGCTCACGCTGAGCCTGTTCCTCGCCGTGTTCGGCGCGGTGCTGCTGGCCGTGCTGTTCGGCAATCAGCTCGCACGGCCGTTGCTCGTGCTGGCCGACGGCGTGCGCCAGGTGGCGGCCGGCGACCTGCGGCCCACCGCCGTGCTGCAGGGCAAGGACGAACTGGGCGGCCTCACGCGTTCGTTCGCCGTCATGACGCAGCAGCTGGCCGACGCCCGCGGCGCGGTCGAGAAGACGATGGGGCAGCTCGACGCCGCGCGCGCCAACCTGCAGACCATCCTGGACAACCTCACTTCGGGCGTGATCGTGCTCGACGCCCGGGGCACCGTGCTGTCGACCAATCCCGGCGCCACCCGCGTGCTGCGCGCGCCGCTCGCGGCCTACGAGGGACAGGCGCTGGTCGACGTACCCGGGCTGGCCGAGTTCGGCGCCAAGGTGCAGCAGCAGTTCGACGACTTCCTCGTCGAGCGGATGCAGCATGGTCTGGACCACTGGCAGCATGCCTTCGAGCTGCACGCATCGGGCAACGACCTGCCGCAGCAGGACGGCGTGATCAACATCGTGGCGCGTGGGGCCGAGCTGCCCGGCGCCGCGCGGCTGCTCGTGTTCGACGACATCTCCGAGATCGTCTCTGCGCAGCGGGCGCAGGCCTGGGGCGAGGTGGCACGCCGCCTCGCGCACGAGATCAAGAATCCGCTGACGCCGATCCAGTTGTCGGCGGAGCGGCTCGAGATGAAGCTCTCGGGCAAGGTGCAGCCGCCCGAGCAGGCAGTGCTCGTGAAGTCGGTGAAGACCATCGTCGACCAGGTCGACGCGATGAAGCGGCTGGTCAACGAGTTCCGCGACTATGCGCGGCTGCCCGCGGCCGACCTGAAGCCGGTCGATCTCAATGCGCTGCTGACCGATGTGCTGCAGCTCTATCACGCGGAGAGCCTGCCGATCACCCTGCGCTCCGAGCTCGACGAACGTTGCCCGCCGGTGCGAGGCGACGCGCAGCAGATCCGCCAGGTGATTCACAACCTGTTGCAAAACGCGCAGGACGCTGCGGAGGCTGCCGCCAGCGGCACCGGCCGGACGGGCGAGGTGGTCATCCGCACGCGGCTCGGCGATTCGGGCCAGCGCGTGCGCATGACGGTGCAGGACAGCGGTCCGGGCTTTGCCGAAAATATCCTGAAGCGCGCGTTCGAGCCCTACGTCACCACGAAAACAAAAGGTACCGGTTTGGGCCTCGCTGTCGTCAAGAAGATCGCGGACGAGCACGGTGCGCGCATCGAGCTTTCCAACCGCGTCGTGGGCGGGGCTGTGGCGGGGGCGCAAGTCTCGCTATCATTCGCGCTGGCAAGCGAGCCGCGGGCAGCGGTCGCTCACACCGAAGATCCGAAGTCTTCTGCCGCCTGA
- the rpoC gene encoding DNA-directed RNA polymerase subunit beta', whose protein sequence is MKSLLDLFKQFTPDEHFDAIKIGMASPEKIRSWSFGEVKKPETINYRTFKPERDGLFCAKIFGPIKDYECLCGKYKRLKHRGVICEKCGVEVTQTKVRRERMGHIDLAAPCAHIWFLKSLPSRLGLVLDMTLRDIERVLYFEAYVITDPGMTPLKKFGIMSEDDYDAKRKEYGDEFVAKMGAEGIKDLLEGIELDSEIERLRGDLTGSEVKVKKNSKRLKVLEAFRKSGIKPEWMVLDVLPVLPPDLRPLVPLDGGRFATSDLNDLYRRVINRNSRLRRLLELKAPEIIARNEKRMLQEAVDSLLDNGRRGKAMTGANKRALKSLADMIKGKSGRFRQNLLGKRVDYSGRSVIVVGPTLKLHQCGLPKLMALELFKPFIFSRLEAMGIATTIKAAKKEVESGTPVVWDILEEVIKEHPVMLNRAPTLHRLGIQAFEPILIEGKAIQLHPLVCAAFNADFDGDQMAVHVPLSVEAQMEARTLMLASNNVLFPASGEPSIVPSQDVVLGLYYTTRDRINGKGEGLIFSDIGEVQRALDANEVELTARVAVRITEYTKNKETGEFTPSTSLVDTTVGRALLSEILPKGLPFSNINKALKKKEISKLINVSFRKCGLKETVVFADKLLQNGFRLATKAGISIAIDDMLVPAEKHGIIERSAKEVKEIEQQYVSGLVTSGERYNKVVDIWGKAGDEVSKVMMAKLSKQKVIDRHGKEVEQESFNSIYMMADSGARGSAAQIRQVAGMRGLMAKPDGSIIETPITANFREGLNVLEYFISTHGARKGLADTALKTANSGYLTRRLVDVTQDLVVTEQDCGTHGGYLMRAIVEGGEVIESLRDRILGRTAADDVLHPENRAVLLKAGEMFDEDTIEALEAQGVDEVKVRTALTCETRFGICATCYGRDLGRGGLINIGEAVGVIAAQSIGEPGTQLTMRTFHIGGAASRAAIASSVEAKSNGSIGFNATMRYVTNSKGELVVISRSGEIVIHDEHGRERERHKVPYGATLTVKADQQIKAGHVLANWDPLTRPIITEFAGKAQFENVEEGLTVAKQVDEVTGLSTLVVIDPKRRGAAKVVRPQVKLIDAQGQEVKIPGTDHSVTIGFPIGALVQIRDGQDVGPGEVLARIPVEGQKTRDITGGLPRVAELFEARSPKDKGMLAEMTGTVSFGKETKGKIRLQITDPEGTVWEDLVPKEKNILVHEGQVVNKGESVVDGPADPQDILRLLGSEELARYIVDEVQDVYRLQGVKINDKHIEVIVRQMLRRVVVDNIGDTSYISGEQVERSEMLNTNDALRAEGKIPATFTNLLLGITKASLSTDSFISAASFQETTRVLTEAAIMGKRDELRGLKENVIVGRLIPAGTGMAYHQARKVKDAMDEAERRAIAESEAAEMAASGESSDAATTADASEGAATE, encoded by the coding sequence ATGAAATCGCTACTCGACCTGTTCAAGCAATTCACGCCCGATGAGCATTTCGATGCCATCAAGATCGGCATGGCTTCGCCCGAGAAGATCCGTTCGTGGTCTTTCGGTGAAGTGAAGAAGCCCGAGACGATCAACTACCGCACGTTCAAGCCCGAGCGCGACGGTCTGTTCTGCGCGAAGATCTTCGGCCCTATCAAGGACTACGAGTGCCTGTGCGGCAAGTACAAGCGCCTGAAGCACCGCGGCGTGATCTGCGAGAAGTGCGGCGTCGAAGTCACGCAGACCAAGGTGCGGCGCGAGCGCATGGGCCACATCGACCTGGCCGCGCCCTGCGCGCACATCTGGTTCCTGAAGTCGCTGCCGTCGCGCCTGGGCCTCGTGCTCGACATGACGCTGCGCGACATCGAGCGCGTGCTGTACTTCGAAGCCTACGTGATCACCGACCCCGGCATGACCCCGCTGAAGAAGTTCGGCATCATGTCCGAGGACGACTACGACGCGAAGCGCAAGGAATACGGCGATGAATTCGTCGCCAAGATGGGCGCCGAAGGCATCAAGGACCTGCTGGAAGGCATCGAGCTCGACAGCGAGATCGAACGCCTGCGCGGCGACCTGACCGGTTCCGAAGTCAAGGTCAAGAAGAACTCCAAGCGCCTGAAGGTGCTGGAAGCTTTCCGCAAGTCGGGCATCAAGCCCGAGTGGATGGTGCTCGACGTGCTGCCCGTGCTGCCGCCGGACCTGCGTCCGCTGGTGCCGCTGGATGGCGGCCGCTTCGCGACCTCCGACCTGAACGACCTGTACCGCCGCGTCATCAACCGCAACTCGCGCCTGCGCCGCCTGCTGGAGCTGAAGGCTCCGGAAATCATCGCGCGCAACGAGAAGCGGATGCTGCAAGAGGCTGTCGACTCGCTGCTGGACAACGGCCGCCGCGGCAAGGCCATGACGGGCGCCAACAAGCGTGCGCTGAAGTCGCTGGCCGACATGATCAAGGGCAAGAGCGGCCGCTTCCGCCAGAATCTGCTGGGCAAGCGCGTCGACTACTCGGGCCGTTCGGTCATCGTGGTGGGCCCGACGCTCAAGCTGCACCAGTGCGGCCTGCCGAAGCTGATGGCGCTCGAACTGTTCAAGCCCTTCATCTTCTCGCGCCTCGAAGCCATGGGCATCGCGACCACGATCAAGGCTGCCAAGAAGGAAGTCGAATCGGGCACGCCGGTGGTCTGGGACATCCTGGAAGAGGTCATCAAGGAGCACCCGGTCATGCTGAACCGCGCTCCGACGCTGCACCGCCTGGGCATCCAGGCCTTCGAGCCGATCCTGATCGAAGGCAAGGCCATCCAGCTGCACCCGCTCGTTTGCGCGGCCTTCAACGCCGACTTCGACGGCGACCAGATGGCTGTTCACGTGCCGCTGTCGGTGGAAGCGCAGATGGAAGCCCGCACGCTGATGCTGGCCTCCAACAACGTGCTGTTCCCGGCTTCGGGCGAACCGTCGATCGTTCCTTCGCAGGACGTGGTGCTGGGTCTGTACTACACGACCCGCGACCGCATCAACGGCAAGGGCGAGGGCCTGATCTTCTCCGACATCGGTGAAGTGCAGCGCGCGCTCGACGCCAACGAGGTCGAGCTGACCGCCCGCGTGGCAGTGCGCATCACGGAGTACACCAAGAACAAGGAAACCGGCGAATTCACGCCGTCGACCTCGCTCGTGGACACCACCGTGGGCCGTGCCCTGCTGTCCGAGATCCTGCCGAAGGGCCTGCCGTTCTCGAACATCAACAAGGCGCTGAAGAAGAAGGAAATCTCCAAGCTCATCAACGTCTCGTTCCGCAAGTGCGGCCTGAAGGAGACCGTGGTCTTCGCAGACAAGCTGCTGCAGAACGGCTTCCGCCTGGCGACCAAGGCCGGTATCTCGATCGCCATCGACGACATGCTGGTGCCCGCCGAGAAGCACGGCATCATCGAGCGCTCCGCCAAGGAAGTGAAGGAGATCGAGCAGCAGTACGTCTCGGGTCTCGTGACCTCCGGCGAACGCTACAACAAGGTGGTGGACATCTGGGGCAAGGCCGGCGACGAAGTGTCGAAGGTGATGATGGCCAAGCTGTCGAAGCAGAAGGTCATCGACCGCCACGGCAAGGAAGTCGAGCAGGAGTCCTTCAACTCGATCTACATGATGGCCGACTCCGGCGCCCGCGGTTCCGCAGCGCAGATTCGCCAGGTGGCCGGTATGCGGGGCCTGATGGCCAAGCCCGACGGCTCGATCATCGAGACGCCCATTACCGCGAACTTCCGCGAAGGCCTGAACGTGCTGGAGTACTTCATCTCCACCCACGGTGCCCGCAAGGGTCTGGCCGACACGGCGCTGAAGACGGCGAACTCGGGTTACCTCACCCGTCGTCTGGTCGACGTGACGCAAGACTTGGTGGTGACCGAGCAGGACTGCGGCACGCACGGCGGCTACCTGATGCGCGCGATTGTCGAAGGCGGTGAAGTGATCGAGTCGCTGCGCGACCGTATCCTCGGCCGTACGGCTGCGGACGACGTGCTGCACCCCGAGAACCGCGCCGTGCTGCTGAAGGCCGGCGAGATGTTCGACGAGGACACTATCGAGGCTCTCGAGGCGCAAGGCGTCGACGAGGTCAAGGTGCGTACCGCGCTGACCTGCGAAACCCGCTTCGGCATCTGCGCGACCTGCTACGGCCGCGACCTGGGCCGTGGCGGCCTGATCAACATCGGCGAAGCCGTCGGTGTGATCGCCGCCCAGTCCATCGGCGAACCCGGCACGCAGCTGACGATGCGTACCTTCCACATCGGCGGTGCCGCTTCGCGTGCAGCCATCGCCTCGAGCGTGGAAGCCAAGTCGAACGGCTCGATCGGCTTCAATGCCACGATGCGCTACGTGACCAACAGCAAGGGCGAGCTGGTCGTGATTTCGCGTTCGGGCGAGATCGTCATCCATGACGAGCACGGCCGCGAGCGCGAACGTCACAAGGTGCCGTACGGCGCCACGCTGACGGTCAAGGCCGACCAGCAGATCAAGGCCGGCCACGTGCTCGCCAACTGGGACCCGCTGACCCGCCCGATCATTACCGAGTTCGCCGGCAAGGCGCAGTTCGAGAACGTCGAGGAAGGCCTGACGGTCGCCAAGCAGGTGGACGAAGTGACCGGTCTGTCGACCCTGGTCGTGATCGACCCGAAGCGCCGCGGCGCTGCCAAGGTCGTTCGCCCGCAGGTGAAGCTGATCGACGCGCAAGGCCAGGAAGTGAAGATCCCCGGCACCGACCACTCGGTGACGATCGGCTTCCCGATCGGCGCGCTGGTCCAGATCCGCGACGGCCAGGACGTGGGCCCCGGCGAAGTGCTGGCGCGTATTCCGGTCGAAGGCCAGAAGACCCGCGACATCACCGGCGGTCTGCCGCGCGTTGCCGAGCTGTTCGAAGCCCGTTCGCCGAAGGACAAGGGCATGCTGGCCGAAATGACCGGTACCGTGTCGTTCGGCAAGGAAACGAAGGGCAAGATTCGCCTGCAGATCACTGATCCGGAAGGCACGGTCTGGGAAGACCTGGTGCCGAAGGAAAAGAACATCCTGGTGCACGAAGGCCAGGTGGTGAACAAGGGCGAAAGCGTGGTCGACGGTCCGGCGGATCCGCAGGACATCCTGCGCCTGCTGGGTTCGGAAGAACTGGCGCGCTACATCGTGGACGAAGTGCAGGACGTGTACCGCCTGCAGGGTGTGAAGATCAACGACAAGCACATCGAGGTGATCGTTCGCCAGATGCTGCGCCGCGTCGTGGTCGACAACATCGGCGACACGAGCTACATCTCCGGCGAACAGGTCGAACGCAGCGAAATGCTCAACACCAACGACGCCCTGCGCGCCGAAGGCAAGATCCCCGCGACGTTCACCAACCTGCTGCTGGGTATCACGAAGGCGTCGCTGTCGACCGACTCGTTCATCTCGGCCGCTTCGTTCCAGGAAACGACCCGCGTGCTGACCGAAGCCGCGATCATGGGCAAGCGCGACGAACTGCGCGGCCTGAAGGAAAACGTCATCGTCGGCCGCCTGATTCCTGCGGGCACCGGCATGGCGTACCACCAGGCACGCAAGGTCAAGGACGCCATGGACGAAGCCGAGCGCCGCGCCATTGCCGAATCGGAAGCCGCCGAAATGGCAGCGTCCGGCGAAAGCAGCGATGCAGCCACCACGGCGGACGCCAGCGAAGGCGCAGCGACCGAATAA
- the rsmB gene encoding 16S rRNA (cytosine(967)-C(5))-methyltransferase RsmB — translation MSELHSDSLSSSGASPQQPPLWRQLQLTAAALASIRAGTSGSVAFETVEPAMRPGVQALGFQVLRWLGRAEALRRHLAKRTPPPLPDALLCTALALAWDSERAPYEPFTLVDQAVEAAKRNPATRAQASFINACLRRFLRERDELVAATDAEPVAQWNHPRWWIERLKRDHPREWQRVLGADNAQAPMTLRVNARKSTAASYQVELEAAGLAATRVGPFGLQLARARPVQQLPGFADGACSVQDAAAQMAAPLLLDGLLPDHVNGVPLRVLDACAAPGGKTAHLLELAGPDAVDVTALEVDATRARRIDETLARIGLPAKVLVADASRPAQWWDGQPFNAILLDAPCTASGIVRRHPDVRWLRRESDTAQLAVQQAALLAALWPLVRPGGRLLYCTCSVFREEGSQQIDAFLVHNTDARLLPSPGHLLPQTESNARGVPENPSGDHDGFFYALLEKRPR, via the coding sequence TTGTCAGAACTACATTCCGATTCCTTGAGCAGCAGCGGCGCATCGCCGCAGCAGCCTCCGCTCTGGCGCCAACTGCAATTGACTGCGGCAGCGCTGGCGTCGATCCGCGCCGGTACGTCCGGCTCGGTCGCCTTCGAGACGGTCGAGCCCGCGATGCGGCCCGGCGTCCAGGCGCTCGGCTTCCAGGTGCTGCGCTGGCTGGGCCGCGCCGAGGCCTTGCGCCGCCACCTGGCCAAGCGCACGCCGCCGCCGCTACCTGACGCCCTGCTGTGCACCGCGCTGGCTCTTGCATGGGACAGCGAACGCGCGCCCTACGAGCCCTTCACCCTGGTCGACCAGGCTGTCGAGGCTGCCAAGCGCAATCCCGCGACGCGGGCGCAGGCCAGTTTCATCAACGCCTGCCTGCGGCGTTTCCTGCGCGAGCGCGATGAACTCGTGGCCGCGACCGATGCCGAACCCGTCGCGCAATGGAACCACCCGCGCTGGTGGATCGAGCGCCTGAAGCGCGACCATCCGCGTGAGTGGCAGCGGGTGCTCGGCGCGGACAACGCGCAGGCGCCGATGACGCTGCGTGTCAACGCCCGCAAATCGACCGCAGCCTCGTACCAGGTCGAGCTGGAGGCGGCCGGCCTGGCAGCGACCCGCGTCGGCCCTTTCGGGCTGCAGCTGGCGCGCGCCCGCCCGGTGCAGCAGCTGCCGGGCTTCGCCGACGGCGCCTGTTCGGTGCAGGACGCCGCCGCGCAGATGGCCGCGCCGCTGCTGCTCGACGGCCTGCTGCCTGACCATGTCAACGGCGTGCCGCTGCGCGTGCTCGATGCCTGCGCCGCGCCCGGCGGCAAGACCGCGCACCTGCTCGAGCTGGCCGGCCCGGATGCGGTCGACGTGACCGCGCTCGAGGTCGATGCCACGCGCGCCCGGCGCATCGACGAGACCCTGGCACGCATCGGCCTGCCGGCGAAGGTGCTGGTGGCCGACGCTTCGCGTCCTGCCCAGTGGTGGGACGGCCAGCCGTTCAACGCCATCCTGCTCGATGCGCCATGCACCGCCTCGGGCATCGTGCGCCGCCACCCCGACGTCCGCTGGCTGCGCCGCGAAAGCGATACCGCGCAACTGGCGGTACAGCAGGCTGCGCTGCTGGCAGCCCTGTGGCCGCTCGTGCGTCCGGGCGGACGCCTTCTCTACTGCACCTGCTCCGTGTTTCGCGAAGAAGGTTCGCAACAAATTGACGCGTTTCTTGTACACAACACCGACGCGCGATTGCTGCCGTCGCCAGGCCATTTGCTGCCCCAAACCGAGTCGAATGCCCGTGGCGTCCCGGAGAATCCCTCAGGTGACCATGACGGCTTCTTCTACGCCCTGCTCGAAAAACGCCCGCGTTGA
- a CDS encoding response regulator: MANILVVDDELGIRDLLFEILNDEGHNVELAENAAEARAARQRARPDLVLLDIWMPDTDGVTLLKEWSTSGLLSMPVIMMSGHATIDTAVDATRIGAFAFLEKPITMQKLLKAVEQGLARESARRAAAGVVPAPVTGTQAAAITTTGDSLLMASLASVPVAETGPQSTQSFDLDRPLRDARDGFEKAYFEFHLAMENGSMTRVAEKTGLERTHLYRKLKQLGVDLSRGRRSAV; the protein is encoded by the coding sequence ATGGCAAACATTCTCGTGGTCGATGACGAGCTGGGCATCCGGGACCTGCTCTTCGAAATTCTCAATGACGAAGGGCATAACGTGGAGCTCGCGGAAAACGCCGCCGAAGCACGCGCTGCGCGCCAACGCGCACGGCCCGACCTCGTGCTGCTCGACATCTGGATGCCCGACACCGACGGCGTCACGCTGCTCAAGGAGTGGTCGACCTCGGGCCTGCTCAGCATGCCGGTGATCATGATGAGTGGCCATGCCACCATCGACACGGCGGTCGACGCGACGCGCATCGGCGCCTTCGCCTTCCTCGAAAAGCCGATCACCATGCAGAAGCTGCTCAAGGCAGTGGAGCAGGGCCTGGCACGCGAAAGCGCCCGCCGCGCAGCCGCAGGCGTGGTGCCCGCGCCGGTCACCGGCACACAGGCCGCGGCGATCACCACCACGGGCGACAGCCTGCTGATGGCGTCGCTGGCATCGGTGCCTGTCGCCGAGACGGGTCCCCAATCGACGCAAAGCTTCGATCTCGACCGCCCGCTGCGCGACGCACGTGACGGTTTCGAGAAGGCCTATTTCGAGTTCCATCTGGCGATGGAGAACGGTTCGATGACGCGCGTGGCTGAGAAAACTGGCCTCGAACGAACCCATCTCTACAGAAAACTCAAACAACTTGGTGTGGATCTTTCACGAGGCCGCAGAAGCGCTGTATAA
- a CDS encoding DUF4390 domain-containing protein: MWVVWMAWLPAPALADGRSGTSISQMRLEQADDGLYFSAAVQFELPSLVEEVLDKGIAIYFVAEAEVFQERWYWTDRKVAQVTRHMRLAYQPLTRRWRLNVSAAPITGAAGLGISLNQNFDTLADALDAIKRVGRLRLGDLAEIGDDPQHQVTFRFRLDTSQLPRPFQIGVVGQNDWNIAAERTAKLTVEKQK; the protein is encoded by the coding sequence ATGTGGGTCGTGTGGATGGCGTGGCTGCCGGCACCGGCGCTGGCCGACGGCCGCAGCGGCACCTCGATTTCCCAGATGCGCCTCGAACAGGCCGATGACGGCTTGTACTTCAGCGCCGCCGTGCAGTTCGAGCTGCCCTCGCTGGTCGAGGAAGTGCTCGACAAGGGCATCGCCATCTATTTCGTGGCCGAGGCCGAAGTCTTCCAGGAACGCTGGTACTGGACCGACCGCAAGGTCGCCCAGGTCACGCGTCACATGCGCCTGGCCTACCAGCCGCTGACCCGGCGCTGGCGCCTCAATGTGTCGGCGGCACCCATCACCGGGGCTGCGGGGCTGGGCATCTCGCTGAACCAGAACTTCGACACCTTGGCCGACGCACTCGACGCGATCAAGCGCGTCGGCCGGCTGCGGCTCGGCGACCTCGCCGAGATCGGCGACGACCCGCAGCACCAGGTCACCTTCCGCTTCCGGCTCGACACCTCGCAGCTGCCGCGTCCGTTCCAGATCGGCGTGGTCGGGCAGAACGACTGGAACATTGCCGCCGAGCGCACCGCCAAGCTCACGGTGGAGAAGCAGAAGTGA
- a CDS encoding lema family protein, with translation MSLLPESLASWIVIAVLLFWFVGAYNRLVRLRATVLQAYGALDAALGKQLDFVQASITAGPPPEAAPTGESLSSIAPLQAATTQLATLLGATRARPLDAGVMAALATALQVWIGAWRRQHPDDVTVFDADGTLSRPAQLLPGSLIGIGASAGAVEPIAWPEPSAAAEIARNQFNQAVGHYNAAIAQFPALLVAWAVRLRPAAPLL, from the coding sequence ATGAGTCTGTTGCCCGAGTCGCTGGCCAGCTGGATCGTGATTGCCGTGCTGCTGTTCTGGTTCGTCGGCGCCTACAACCGGCTGGTGCGCCTGCGCGCCACCGTGCTGCAGGCCTACGGTGCGCTCGACGCGGCACTGGGCAAGCAGCTGGATTTCGTGCAGGCCAGCATCACCGCCGGGCCGCCGCCGGAGGCCGCGCCGACCGGTGAGTCGCTGTCGTCCATCGCTCCGCTGCAGGCGGCCACCACGCAGCTGGCCACCTTGCTGGGGGCCACGCGTGCGCGCCCGCTCGACGCCGGCGTGATGGCCGCGCTGGCCACCGCGCTGCAGGTGTGGATCGGCGCCTGGCGGCGCCAGCATCCCGATGACGTGACGGTGTTCGACGCCGACGGGACGCTGTCGCGGCCAGCGCAGCTGCTGCCCGGCAGCCTGATCGGCATCGGCGCTTCGGCGGGCGCGGTCGAGCCGATCGCGTGGCCCGAGCCCTCGGCGGCTGCCGAGATCGCGCGCAACCAGTTCAACCAGGCTGTCGGGCACTACAACGCCGCGATCGCACAGTTTCCTGCGCTGCTGGTGGCATGGGCCGTGCGTCTGCGTCCGGCCGCGCCGCTGCTTTGA